The proteins below come from a single Juglans regia cultivar Chandler chromosome 12, Walnut 2.0, whole genome shotgun sequence genomic window:
- the LOC108981079 gene encoding uncharacterized protein LOC108981079 yields the protein MSTILAPFQLLELNLISAQDLANVSRSMRTYAVAWVHSDRKLSTRVDSQGDNNPTWNDKFVFRVDDEFLHSDTSAVMIEIYALHWFRDVHVGTVRVLVGNLIPNLPQSHNQNNNQVKVGMRFVALQVRRPSGRPQGILNIGVGILNSSMRSMPLYSQLNSSGAVGYRHLMGEEDSHLQGNGSLQTAVSKPSIRRTKSDTSSMIASDLRTSEFRAVQQKSNLNSSSMVNGSEVGPKKKKIWSKASSLISGSEVGRRRKNKNKIEYSSIISGSEVYGMEAPNMGKLAKPYGRSSSVISGSEVGWDPTPKKGREKASNGRPSSVHSSSEVAADVYPTPKRVVLNANPVKEIDNSSESEVEKPKVRLSTLEKSGFDLDFGAPRKATTPMHPRMTPSHARATPKHPRATPVHPRASATATPMRAKSFHKFNGLLEYATPRRSTAMEYATTPRRSTRAFLTESELGPSPSEVAAEMAKVQRLDEEGSSIIGGAPSMDESVEGLQSKLERWRTELPPVYDRGNEFSSIRSSENRHSRRNTDSGNGLFSCFSNICGCQCQIVCGGDHQPTGGSTVGSRKKGSASERIRRNTSADNVCFI from the coding sequence ATGTCAACCATTTTAGCACCGTTCCAGCTCCTGGAACTCAATCTCATATCGGCACAAGACCTCGCAAATGTATCGCGTTCCATGCGGACGTACGCTGTGGCGTGGGTCCATTCGGACCGGAAACTTTCGACCCGGGTGGACTCTCAGGGCGATAACAACCCCACCTGGAACGACAAGTTCGTCTTCCGCGTCGACGACGAGTTCCTCCACTCCGACACCTCCGCAGTCATGATTGAGATTTACGCCCTCCACTGGTTCCGAGACGTCCACGTGGGCACCGTCCGTGTCCTCGTCGGTAATCTCATCCCGAACCTTCCCCAGTCGCACAACCAAAACAACAACCAGGTAAAGGTCGGAATGAGGTTCGTGGCTCTGCAGGTCCGGAGGCCATCGGGTCGGCCACAGGGGATTCTGAATATCGGCGTGGGGATTCTCAACAGTTCCATGAGGAGCATGCCGTTGTACTCTCAGCTCAACTCCTCGGGGGCTGTGGGATATCGCCATCTGATGGGCGAGGAGGACTCCCATCTTCAAGGCAACGGTTCTCTTCAGACGGCAGTTTCGAAGCCTTCGATAAGGCGCACCAAGAGTGACACCAGCTCCATGATCGCATCAGATCTCCGGACGTCAGAATTTCGGGCGGTCCAACAGAAATCCAATCTAAATTCGAGCTCCATGGTCAACGGCTCTGAAGTGGgtccaaagaaaaagaaaatatggtcCAAAGCAAGTTCGTTGATCAGCGGCTCGGAAGTCGGAAGGCGTaggaagaacaagaacaaaataGAGTACAGCTCCATCATTAGTGGCTCCGAAGTTTATGGCATGGAAGCTCCAAACATGGGTAAACTCGCAAAACCTTACGGGAGATCAAGCTCGGTAATCAGCGGCTCGGAAGTTGGATGGGATCCAACACCGAAGAAAGGCCGGGAAAAGGCTAGTAATGGCAGACCGAGTTCTGTGCACAGCTCGTCGGAAGTAGCTGCAGATGTGTATCCGACGCCGAAACGGGTGGTATTAAACGCAAACCCCGTGAAAGAAATCGACAACTCGTCTGAGTCGGAGGTGGAGAAACCAAAGGTGAGACTGAGCACTCTTGAGAAATCGGGTTTCGACTTGGATTTCGGGGCCCCGAGAAAAGCCACAACTCCCATGCACCCACGTATGACTCCCAGTCACGCACGTGCGACTCCAAAGCATCCACGTGCGACCCCGGTCCACCCCCGCGCTAGTGCTACCGCTACGCCCATGCGGGCGAAATCCTTCCACAAGTTCAACGGGCTATTGGAGTACGCAACGCCGCGAAGGTCGACGGCGATGGAATATGCCACCACCCCACGCAGGTCGACGAGGGCGTTCTTGACGGAGTCTGAACTGGGTCCTTCTCCGTCGGAGGTTGCGGCGGAGATGGCGAAGGTGCAACGACTGGACGAGGAAGGGAGCTCGATCATTGGCGGGGCGCCCAGTATGGATGAGAGCGTGGAGGGGCTACAGTCGAAGCTGGAGAGGTGGCGGACGGAGCTCCCGCCGGTGTACGACCGGGGCAATGAGTTCTCGAGCATAAGGTCCAGTGAGAATCGACACTCGCGGCGTAACACCGACAGCGGCAATGGATTGTTCTCGTGCTTCAGCAACATATGCGGGTGTCAATGTCAGATCGTTTGCGGTGGAGATCATCAACCGACGGGTGGGTCGACTGTCGGGTCGAGGAAGAAAGGTAGTGCCAGCGAGCGCATCCGCCGGAATACCTCGGCCGACAATGTATGCTTTATCTGA